CGGGTAAGCAGCTCAGCCAGGCCGAGTCGGCGCTCACCGAGGGGGCGAAGGTCCTCGTGATCGGCCCCGTCGACTCCAACGCCGCCGGTGCCATGGTCGCCGCCGCCCGCCGGCAGGGCGCGAAGGTCATGAGCTACGACCGGGTGATCTACAAGGCCGGCGTCGACTACGGGGTGAAGTTCGACAACGTCCAGCAGGGCGCTATCGGCATGCAGTCGCTGATTGACAAGCTCAAGGCGGACGGCAAGACCTCGGGCAACATCGTCATGATGAACGGCGACCCGGTCGACTCGGGTGCCAAGCCCGAGAAGGAGGGCGCGCACAGCGTCGTCGACAACTCCGGCTTCACCGTGGCCGCCGAGTACGACACCAAGGGCTGGTCGGCCGCGAACGCGCAGAACCAGATGCAGCAGGCCATCACCAAGATCGGCGCCGGGAAGATCGACGGCGTCTATGCCGGCAACGACGGCATGGCCACCGGGGTCATCGCGGCGCTCAAGAGCGCGGGCGTCGATCCGATGCCGCCCGTCACCGGCCTCGACACACAGCTCGACGCCATCCAGAAGATGGTCGCCGGCGACCTGTACGAGAGCACATACCTGCCGGTCGAGACCGAGGCCCAGATCGGGGCCAAGGCCGCGGCCGCGCTCGCGACAGGCCAGGCACCCGCGGGTGACCTGCTCAACGGCACCATCGACGACGGAACGAACAAGGTGCCGGCGTACCTGCTCGAATCCATCGCCGTGACCATGGACAACATGAAGGAGATCCTTCTCGACGGTGGTTACCTGACAGTCGAGGAGATCTGCACCGCCGACTACGCGAAGGCGTGCGCCAAGGCGGGACTGCAGTAGGTGTCCTCTCTCTCCACCGGTGGTGCCGCCCAGATCGTCGCGGTCGACCTGGGCGGCACCATGGCGCGTGCGGCGCTCGTCGGCCGGGACGGCGTCGTGACCGCCCGGCTCAAGGAACCCGTACGGCACGGCGCCGCGCACGAGCAGGTCGCCGACCTCATGACCCGGGTCGCGGGCGACAGCGGCGCCGTGTCCGCCGTGGTCGGGCTGCCCGGACGCGTCGACCGCGTCCGGGGCCGTCTGCACGTGGCCAGGAACCTCCCCGCGACCGACCTCGGTCGCCTGTCGGCCGAGCATCTCGGCCGGGCCACCGGCCTCGAGGTACGCCTCGCCGGTGACGCCGAGCTGGCTGCGGCGGGCGAGGCGTACTTCGGCGCGGGGTCCCGGACGGGAACGACGGCCTATCTCACCATCTCCACCGGTATCGGCGCGGCGGTGGTGAGCGAGGGCCGAGTGCTGGCGGGCCGCGTGTCGGGCTTCCAGATCGGGTTCCTGCACCTGCTCGGCGCCGGACGCCCCATGATCGAGCTTCTTGGCTCGGGCCAGCGCGTCCGCGAGGTCGCGCGCGAACTCGGCGCCGAGGTCGACTATCGCACGCTGACCGAGATCGCCTCCGAGAACGACGCCGCGGACGGCACGCGAGCCGCCCGCGAGGTGGCGGGCCGCGCGCTCGCCGACATCGCCGACGCGGCGGCGGCGGCCGCGATCCTCATGTGCCACGTCGGCTCGCCAGACGTGCTCGTGGTCGGCGGTGGGCTCGCCCGTGCCGCGGGCACCGCCTTCCTCGACGAGATCGACCGGCGCGTCCACGACGCCGGAACCTCGCACGTCTCGTGGGACGTCGAGGTGCGCCCCGCCCGGTGCGGTGACGACGCCGGGCTCTTCGGCGCGGCCGTCTGGCATCTCGCCGAACCGTACGCGGCCGCCGCCGCGGCCCAGGGCCGCCGGCCCGGGGCTCAAGACCAGCACAGCATGACCAGGAAGAAAGGAGACGGCGATGACACTGACCGGTGAGAGGACGGACGCGCGCCCGCCTGCGGCGCCGCCACCCGTGCTCGAACTCGAACACATCAGCAAGAGCTTCGGCGCGGTGCGCGCGTTGAGCGACGTCAGCATGAGCGTCGGCACCGGGGAGGTCGTGGCGCTCGTCGGCGACAACGGGGCGGGCAAGTCCACGCTGATCAAGACGATCGCGGGCGCGCATCCCCGGGACGGCGGCACCATGTCGGTCAACGGCGAGCCGGTGTCCCCGCGCAGGCCCATCGACTCGACGCGCCTCGGCATCGCGACCGTCTACCAGGACCTCGCGCTGTGCGACAACCTCGACATAGTCGCCAACCTGTTCCTCGGGCGCGAGAAGAACCACAGCGGGTTCCTCAGCGCGCTCGACATGGAGCAGGTCACCGTCGGGCTGCTCAAGCGGCTCTCCGTGAAAATCAAGGATCTGCGTGCGCCTGTCTCGTCCCTTTCCGGCGGGCAGCGGCAGTCGGTGGCCATCGCGCGGTCCCTGCTCGGCGACCCGGCGCTGGTGATCCTGGATGAGCCCACGGCGGCGCTCGGCGTGGAGCAGACCGCGGAGGTTCTCCAGCTCATCGAGCGGCTGCGCGCGGAAGGGCACGCGGTGCTGATGGTGAGCCACAGTCTCGCCGACGTCTTCGACGTGGCCGACCGGATCGTCTGCCTGCGGCTCGGCCGCAGCGTCGCGGAATTCCCCGTCGAGGGGACCACGGAAGAGCAGGTCGTCGCCGCCATCACGGGCGTCGCCGACAGCAGCGCCCAAAAGCGCCGGATGCGGCGCCGCGGCATGACGCAGGAGGGATCGTGAGCACAGCCACGGGCCTCGCCCCCCAGGGCACCGTCCCGGCAGAACCACCCCAGGGAAGCTGGTTCCGCCAGCCCCTGCAGCGGCTGCGTACCGGCGATTTCGGGCCGCTGCCCGTCATCCTCGGGCTCGTCGTCATCTCGCTCGTCTTCCAGCTCGCCAACGACCGTTTCTTCTCCCCGCAGAACATCTTCAACCTGAGCCAGCAGATCGCCTCGACCGGCGTCATCGCGCTCGGCGTCGTGTTCGTGCTGGTCATCGGTGAGATCGACCTGTCGGCGGGGTCGGTGAGCGGCGTGACGTCCGCCGCCATGGTCGTGCTGAACATCAACGCGGGCTGGCCGCCGGTCCTGGCGATCGTCCTCGCGGTCGTCTTCGGCGCCGCGATCGGCCTGTTCCACGGGGCCGTGTTCACCAAGCTCGGCGTTCCGTCGTTCGTGCTGACCCTGGGCGGGCTGCTCGCCTGGCAGGGTGCTCAGCTTCTCGTCCTCGGCAACCAGGGCACGATCAACCTCCCCTACGACGGCGCGATCGCCGCGCTCGCGAACACCACGCTCCCGGCGTGGATCGGCTTCGTGATCGCGGTCGTGTACGCGGTGGGGGCGGTGGCCACGACCTTCCGGACCGGCAGGCGGCGGCGCGAGCGCGGGCTGACCGTACGGCCACTGACCGGGGGTCTCGTCCGCACGGGGGTGATCACGGTGGTGATCCTCGCGGCGACGATCGTCTTCGCGCAGTGGCACGGCATCCCGCTGTCGCTCGTCATCTTCGTCGGGCTCGTCGTGGTCGTCGACGTGTTGCTGCGCGGCACGACGTTCGGCCGCAAGCTCTTCGCCGTCGGCGGCAACGCCGAGGCGGCCCGGCGCGCGGGCATCCAGGTCGGCACGGTCAAGGTCATCGCCTTCACGATCGCCTCGTCCCTGGCGGCCTTCGGCGGTGTGCTCGCGGCGTCTCGTCTGTTCGCGGTCAACCAGGCGAGCGGCGGCAGCGACATCCTGCTGAACGCCATCGCCGCGGCGGTCATCGGCGGCACGAGCCTGTTCGGTGGCCGTGGCAGCGCCTACTCCGCGCTGCTCGGCATGCTCGTCATCGGCGCGGTCTCCAACGGCATGGATCTGCTCAACCAGACCTCGGCCGTGAAGTACATCATCACCGGCGGGGTGCTCGTCGCCGCCGTCGTGATCGATTCCCTAGCACGACGAGGAAGGGTGGCAAGCGGCAGATGAGTGTCAAGGCGTTTCTCAGACAGGGGTTCATCCCGTTCGGCGAGGCCGTGGCGCAGGAGACCGGGAGGCTCACCGAGGTTGCCCCCATGCTGCGGGAGCGCGCCCTCGCGGCGGCGGCCGAGATCGGCAGGCCCGCACGGCTCACCTTCATCGGCATCGGGGCGAGCCTCGCCGCGCTCGCCGCGCCCGTCGCCCATCTTTCGGCGCACGGTATTCCCAGCATCAGGCTCAACGCGGCCGAGGCGGGCACCTCCGGCGACGGCGCGACGCTCATCGCGCTGTCGCAGTCGGGCCGCAGCCGCGAGACGGTCGACGTCATGCGCGCGGCCACAGGCCGCAGGCTCGCGGTCATCAACGTCACTGACTCGCCGATGGCCGAGGCCGCCGACTCGGTGCTCACCCTCGGCGACCTGCCCGACAGCCTGGCCTCGACGATCGGCTTCACCGCCTCGGCGATGGCCGTCTCGATGCTCGCCGAGATCTGGACCGACGGCGAGCCGTCGGCGGCGTGGCTGAGCCTGGGAGAGCGGCTGGCGGAGTTCCGCGTGGCGCGGTCCGCGCAGGCCGAGGAGATCGCGGGCCTGCTCACGGCGGCGTCCGTCATCGACATGGTGGCGCCGGCCGACCAGATCGGCGTCGCCGAGGGCGGCGCGCTGCTGCTCCGGGAGGTGACGCGGGTCCCGGTGGCGCCCTTCGAGACACGGCAGTACCTGCACGGGCTGATGGAGTCGACCAACCCCACGACCTTGCACGTCATACTGGACGGCGCCGACGACGGGCAGGTCGTCCGGGCCCTCGGCTCGCTGGGCCGGCAGATCGTCGAGTTCCGCCGGGGCCCCGTCGCCCACGACGAGCAGACCTTGGTCGTGCCGATCGAGGCACAGAGCCCTCTTGAGGTGCCGATCTTCGTGGCGGTGCTGCTACAGGAGGTGGCGTTGCGCTCGGCGGGCGCTCGGGGCATCGACCCCGACGAGTTCCTGTTCCTCGACACCGGCACCAAGCTGGACGACGGTGAGTGAGCCGTCCCGACCGGATCACGCACCGGACGATCGCTATCCATCCGTGCCGTACCGCCCCCCTGAATACGTTCATCCACGACACTTCCAACGGACACAATCGGGGTTATGTCTAGTTCGTCAGTCCTGCACCGCAGGGTCGCGCAGCACCTCAGGGAACGCATCGAGTCGGGGGTCATCGCGCCCGGGTCGCGCATGCCGTCCGAGCGGGTGCTCGCCGAGCAGTTCGACGTCAGTCGCGTGACGGTCCGCCAGGCGTTGAAGGATCTTGAGAAGGACGGCCTGGTCAAGGTCGTCGCGGGCGCCCGGTGGGTGCGGCGGGAGGCGCCCAGCCTGGTCACCGTCCGCCCAGCCGAGCCGGGGGCGGAGTCGATCGAGGAGGGCGCGACCGGGCTCGTGAGCTTCTCGGACCTCGCGGAGGCGAACGGTCTGACGGCCAGTTCGCGGGTACTGAAGTGCCTGACCCGCGCGAGCTCCCTGGACGAGGCGGACCTTCTGGGCATCGCGCCGGGCGCCCCCATCGTGGAACTCGTCCGGCTGCGGCACCTCGACGGCATCCCAACGCTGATCGATTTCTCGCTCATCCCCGAAGGACTGGCGCCGGGGCTAGGTGAGCTCGACTTCACGACGACATCGCTGTACGGCACGCTCACCGAGCAGTACGGACTGCACGCGATCGCCGCCGACTGCGTCATCGAGGCACGCGGCGCGGCCCCCGAGATCGCCGATAGCCTCGGCCTGCCCCCGGGCGACCCCGTCCTTGAGATCGTCCAGACCACGTTCGACGAAAACCACCGGGTCGTGCAGTGGTGCCGCAGCGTCTACCGCGGCGACCGTTACCGCTTCCGGGCGACCCTGGAAGGCGCGGCCGGCACCTTACGCCGCCCCCGCCCCCGCGCGGCCGCCGAAGCGACGGGCCGCGTCATCCCAGATCTAGCGAGGTTGTACAGATGAGAGTTTCCGCACGTGGCGCCGTGATCGGCGGCGCCTGGGTGAAGGGCGACGTGGAGGTCGACGACGGGCGGCTCATCCGTGCCGGCCTGCCGTCGACCGGGCAGGGGTATGTGCTCCCCGGCCTCGTCGACCTTCAGGTCAACGGGTACGGAGGGGTCGACTTCAACGCGGCGACGGCGGAGGGGTTCGAGGCGGCGTTCGCGGCGCTCACCCGCGACGGCGTGTTCCACGTCCAGCCCACCGTCATCACCGACTCCGAGGAGAACGTCGCCGACCGGCTGCGCGTGCTGAAGACACTGCGGGAGACGAGGCCGCGCGGCGCGAAGGTCGTCGGCGTGCACGCCGAAGGGCCGTTCCTGTCCCCGCACCACCGCGGCGTGCACCGGCCCAAGTACCTGCGTGACCCCGACATCGGCATCGTACGGCGGTTCCTCGACGCGGGCCCGCTGCGCACGATCACCGTCGCCCCCGAACTGCCCGGCGCCCTCGAGCTGATCGCCTGGGCCGCTCGGCAGGGAGTGATCGTGCAGGCCGGGCACTCGGGCGCCGACGCGCCGACGGCTCATGCCGCGTTCGACGCGGGCGCCCGCGCGGTCACGCACCTGTTCAACGGGATGATCTCGTTTGAACACCGCGCTCCGGGCATCGCGGGCGCGACGCTCGCCCGCGAGGACGTCGCCATCCAGCTCATCGCCGACGACATCCACCTGTCGCGCGAAACCTCGCTGTTCGCGCTGAAGGCCGCCGAGCACCGCACCATGCTCGTCACCGACGCCGCGTCACCCGCCGGGGCCGGCGACGGCGTCTTCACGGTGGGCGGCTTCACGGTCACGGTCACCGACGGGGTGCCGCGCCTTCCCGACGGCACGCTCGCAGGCAGCACGGTGACGCTCCTGCAGCAGGTGCGCAAGCTCGTCGAGCACGACTGGCCCATCGACCGCGCCGTGAACCTCGCGAGCCGCGCGCCCGCCCGCTTCTACGGGCTCACCGGTGTGGGCGAGCTAACCCTCGGCGGACCGGCCGACCTCGTGGTGACCGACGAGAACGTCGACGTCGAACGCGTGCTCGTCGGCGGAGAGGAGTTCGTGGCGTGAACGTCCTTCCCCGCGGGCTCATCGTCTCGCTCACCCCTTCCCCGCAGTCTCCCTGGCAGGACGTGGACGACGTCGTCCGGCTGGCCGCCGCCGCGCAGGCCGGAGGCGCCGTCGCCGTCAAGGTCGATGGGCCGGACGCGGTGCGCGCGGTGAAGCGCGCCGTCCCCGGCTTCCCCGTGCTCGCCGTGAACATCGACGACTCCCACGGCGGGGTCGTGCGCATCACGCCGACGCTCGCCCACGCGGCCGCCCTCGTCGAGGCCGGCGCCGACGTCGTGGAGCTGGAGGCGGACTCGGCGGCGCGCCGGCACGACGGCCAAAACCTGTTCGAACTGATCTCCTCGTTCGCCGCGTTCGGCGTGCCGGTAAAGGCCGGTGTGCCGGGACTCGACGACGCGCGCACCGCCGTACGGGCGGGCGCTGCGATGGTCAGCTCGTCGACCATGGGTTATCCCGCGAAGGCGAACACGGGTCCGCTGCCCGATCTCGGGCTGGTGGAGACCCTGGTGGCCGGCGCCGGGGTGCCGGTCGTCGCCGAGCGCGGCTACTCGGCGATCGCCGACGTCCGCGCGGCCATGGACGCCGGCGCGCACGCCGTCGTGGTCGGCTCGGCCATCGTCGACCCGGTCTGGCTGACCGCCCGTTTCGCGGGCGCGGCGTCCATCCCCGTCCCGTAGTTCCACGCGAAACCGGCCGGAGGCCCGCAGGAACAACGGGCTCCCGGCCGGGTCACGCGGGAGAGGATCCGAAGCCTTCAACCCACCTGAAGATCCGAAGTCCGTACAGGCCTAGCCGCCGGAGTCCCCGGCCCACGTCCACCGCGGAACCTCGCGCAGGGGATGCAGGTCGGCGTCGGTCCTGGCGTGCGAGTTCTGCAGGGCGACCTGCGAGCCGAACTCGACGTGGGAGCGCACCGCCTCGCGGAACGGCTCATCGGCGGGCAGGTCGGCCTCGTCGAACGCCTCCAGGTACAGGGCCACGAACCGTTGCCGCTGCTCCTCGGTGATCTCAAGATGGCGGTGTACCCGGATGATGTGGTCGAAACCCAGCTCGCGGGTGAAGTGGTCGGGGCCGCCGAAGGACTCCGCCGTGAACCAGGTCAGGTGTTCGACGTGGTGCGGCCGGAATTCGGGGAACAGGGGCTTCAGCACCGGATCGGCGAGGACCTTCGCGTAGAACGCCTCTTCGAGCCGGTGCAGTGCCTCGTCGCCGCCGGCGTGCGCGTGGAGACTGGTCATGGACCGGCCTCCATGGATACCGTCGACCGGAGCGGCGGCCGGACGCTCCGGTGTCGCCGCCTGCGGAACGCCGTCGCGCCCACCGCCCCGGGGTGACCGGTGGTCACGATGCCCGATATCCGCATGAAGGCCCTCCACTTCCTGGAACAGGACACGAAGCGGCCTGTAATCAACATTACAGATCAACATCTCACCGCTGTCCAGGGGTGACGCGATCCGGCACCGAAGGCGCGCTGCCTGACGGCGCGTCGTCGAAGGGGTGTGCCGTGGACGGGCGGTGGGAGATGTCGGTGGACGGTGTGACCTGCGACCTCGACTTCGAGCTGACCCGCACCCGCGTGCGGTGAGGGGCCGACGGCGCCCGTGTGCGTCGAAGGGGACCGGTCGATCCCCTCGGCCGGCCGGACGGAGATTCTCAAAGATATTCCGAACTTAAGAGACTAAATGCCCTATTTTGCGATAAACATCACCAAAGCTCCTAAGTGAAGGTGCGGCATGCCTCGTACCGTGATTGGGAAATCGCACACCGTATCCGAGGCGTGCTTCCTCGCGTAATGTGCGAGGTATTGGACACTTCGTGTCACCGCATACTTACCGAGCGCAGAAAACGCCGATCGCGCGAAATCTGTGCCGCACGTGCGGTAATCAATGGTCGCGACCTCTTTGTGGTCGACCGCTCCGTGAACCGCCGTCCCCTTCGGTGAGGGTGGATCGTTCCCTTCCGGGGAAAACCCGCATGAAACCCGGCGAGCACCAGGTGGGAAAGGGCACCGTGGATCTTCCTGGCGATGGATTCCCAGCGTGTCCGGGCGGTCGCAGCCTGCTTCCGAAGGCGTCCGGCACCCGCGAGGGCGGGGGAATCCGGCGGGTGCGCGAACGATGTGAAATTCATTCGGATCCGTTTTGTGAAAAATCTTCAGATGAAATCCATGCCGATAGGTTGATTCCTGACCCATAATCGCCGTCAAGAACATGTGAATCGTGAAAAGGGAGCGCTGCGTTGTACGGCAGAACCTCTCCGCTGTTCATCGGCCGGAAGCGGGAGCTCGACTTCCTCGGGGAGGCCTGGGGGGATGCCAGACGCCGTGACGCGCGGATCGTAGGGATCCGGGGAACGTCGGGGATCGGCAAGACCGAGCTGGTCGAGCGCTTCCTGCGCACCGTGCCCGGTGTGCGGACCGTTCGCGCCTTCGGTGACGAGGACGCGCTCGCCCATCCCTGGGGCGTGCTGGAACAGATCGCCGAGCAGCTGCCGACCCCGGCGCTCGCCAGGACGCTGGCGGGTCAGGCCGAGGCCGCCTTCATCGGCCAGGCCCTCGCGGCGGAGTTCGCCGCCGCGGACGCGCTGATCGTGGTCGTCGACGACGCGCACTGCGGCGACCGGCAGTCGATGGCCGCGCTCCGCCTGGCGGCCCGGCGCCTGCGCAATGCCCAGGTCATGCTCCTGGTCGTCCACCAGGCTCCCGGGTACGCGACGGGAGCGGTGCCGGACGCGCCCCGCCTGGAACTCCACGAGGGCTGGACCCGCATCTTCGACTCGGCGCAGGGGCGCCTGCTCCAGGTCGAGGGGCTTCCCGCCGACGATCTCGTGAGGCTCGCCGTCGCGAGCGGCCATGACGGGCTCACCCCCTCCGGCGCGAGGAGGCTGCACGAGCACACCGACGGCAACGCGCTGCATTCGCTCCTCCTGCTGGACCAGGTGGAGATGCACTCGATCAACTTCGGCAACGGCCCGCTGCCCGCCCCCCGCGGCATGACGCAGGCCGTCGTGGCGCGGCTGGCGTCGTGCGACCGCCGTACCCGCGAGGTCGTCGGCGCGGCGGCGGTGCTCGGCCGTCGCTTCGGCCTGGCCGACCTGCGTGCGCTCTCCGGCGTCGCCGACGCCACGACGCCCCTCGCGGAGGCCGTCGGCGCCGGGCTGGTCAAGGAGATCCCCGGGACGGCGGGGCAGGAGTTCGCGTTCACCACCCTGCTCGTCTGGGACCGCATCTACTACGACTCCGGCGTCGAGCGCCGCCGCGCCCTGCACCGCAGTGCCGCGCTGCTCGGCGGTCCCGGCGCGCTGTGGCACGGGATCGCGGCGTCCGGCGGTGGTACGGACGGCGAGCTCGCCGCGCTGGCCCAGGAGGAGGCCCAGTCCCTGCTGTCGCGGGGCAGGCTTCCCCTGGCGGCGGTGTACGCCCGCCACGCCGTGGAACTGACCCCGCCCGGCCCCGACCGGGTGGCCCGCCTGCTGACGGCCGTGGAGACCCTGCTGGTCTCCGGCGACGCCACCGTCGCCCGGCGCTACGAGAGCGAGGTCCTCGCCGCGCCGCGAGGTCCCTGGCGCGACTACGTCGCCGGTTATCAGGCCCTGATCTCCGGGCGCGTCGCGGAGGCCAAGCTGCTGCTGGTCCAGGCGCTGGGCGCCGCCGGGCGCGACAGCGCGGAGAACCCGCACGCGCCCGCGGACCTGCGGGCGCGCGTCGCGGCCCAGCTGGCGATCATCGGGGTGGTCGAGATCTCCTACCCCGAGATGGTCGAGTACGGGACGGCGGCCGTCGCGGCGGGCAGCCACGAGCCGTGGGTGCGCGCGTTCGCCTGGTTCGCCCAGTCCCTGGGCTGGACCCTGGCCGGACGGGCGGAGGAGGCGCTGGCGTCCCTGACGGACGCCGACCTGCCGGGGTCGGTGGCCGGGCTGGACGGGCTGGTGGCCCGCGGAATGATCCGGCTGTGGACCGACGACCTCGAGGGCGCGTCCGCCGACCTGCGCGACGGCGTCGCGCGGGCCACGCGCGGCGAGGCGCTGCGGGTCGGCCAGGCACTCGGCTTCCTGGGTGAGGTCGAGTACCGGCGGGGCAGGCTCGACGACGCCGTCCAGTTCACCCGGCTCGCCGTCGGCGACGCCGAGGAGAACGAGAGGGTCTGGGACTACGCGCTCCTGCACTCCCTGGCGTGCTTTCCCCGCGCGGCCCGGGGCGAATGGGACCTGGCGCGCGAGCACGCCCGCCAGGCCGCGGAATGGGCGCCGATCGTCGAGAGCAGGGTGAGCCTCGCCTACGCGGCGGGCGCGCGCGCCTCGATCGCCCAGGCCCAGGGCGATGTCCGGCGGCTGCTCAGCGCGGCCGAGGCCATCGAACTGCACTACGACTCCCTGGAACCGGGCACCCACCTGTTCGGCCCGATCGGCGCCGACGCCCTCTCCCAGCTCGGCCGGGTCGAGGAGGCCGAGGCCTCGCTGGGTGTCTTCAGCGACAGGGCCGCGTCGAGCGGGCGCCGCTCGACCCTGATGTCCATCGCGAGGGTGCGGGGTCAGATCGCCGCA
This region of Streptosporangium sp. NBC_01495 genomic DNA includes:
- a CDS encoding substrate-binding domain-containing protein produces the protein MNSTLHSRGRLMAVTALAAAGALLLSSCGSGGDSGPAASPSAAAEGGDPIVALLLPENQTARYEARDKPTFEKQLAESCPKCQLKYYNAAGDAGKQLSQAESALTEGAKVLVIGPVDSNAAGAMVAAARRQGAKVMSYDRVIYKAGVDYGVKFDNVQQGAIGMQSLIDKLKADGKTSGNIVMMNGDPVDSGAKPEKEGAHSVVDNSGFTVAAEYDTKGWSAANAQNQMQQAITKIGAGKIDGVYAGNDGMATGVIAALKSAGVDPMPPVTGLDTQLDAIQKMVAGDLYESTYLPVETEAQIGAKAAAALATGQAPAGDLLNGTIDDGTNKVPAYLLESIAVTMDNMKEILLDGGYLTVEEICTADYAKACAKAGLQ
- a CDS encoding ROK family protein, translated to MSSLSTGGAAQIVAVDLGGTMARAALVGRDGVVTARLKEPVRHGAAHEQVADLMTRVAGDSGAVSAVVGLPGRVDRVRGRLHVARNLPATDLGRLSAEHLGRATGLEVRLAGDAELAAAGEAYFGAGSRTGTTAYLTISTGIGAAVVSEGRVLAGRVSGFQIGFLHLLGAGRPMIELLGSGQRVREVARELGAEVDYRTLTEIASENDAADGTRAAREVAGRALADIADAAAAAAILMCHVGSPDVLVVGGGLARAAGTAFLDEIDRRVHDAGTSHVSWDVEVRPARCGDDAGLFGAAVWHLAEPYAAAAAAQGRRPGAQDQHSMTRKKGDGDDTDR
- a CDS encoding ATP-binding cassette domain-containing protein, which gives rise to MTLTGERTDARPPAAPPPVLELEHISKSFGAVRALSDVSMSVGTGEVVALVGDNGAGKSTLIKTIAGAHPRDGGTMSVNGEPVSPRRPIDSTRLGIATVYQDLALCDNLDIVANLFLGREKNHSGFLSALDMEQVTVGLLKRLSVKIKDLRAPVSSLSGGQRQSVAIARSLLGDPALVILDEPTAALGVEQTAEVLQLIERLRAEGHAVLMVSHSLADVFDVADRIVCLRLGRSVAEFPVEGTTEEQVVAAITGVADSSAQKRRMRRRGMTQEGS
- a CDS encoding sugar ABC transporter permease, encoding MSTATGLAPQGTVPAEPPQGSWFRQPLQRLRTGDFGPLPVILGLVVISLVFQLANDRFFSPQNIFNLSQQIASTGVIALGVVFVLVIGEIDLSAGSVSGVTSAAMVVLNINAGWPPVLAIVLAVVFGAAIGLFHGAVFTKLGVPSFVLTLGGLLAWQGAQLLVLGNQGTINLPYDGAIAALANTTLPAWIGFVIAVVYAVGAVATTFRTGRRRRERGLTVRPLTGGLVRTGVITVVILAATIVFAQWHGIPLSLVIFVGLVVVVDVLLRGTTFGRKLFAVGGNAEAARRAGIQVGTVKVIAFTIASSLAAFGGVLAASRLFAVNQASGGSDILLNAIAAAVIGGTSLFGGRGSAYSALLGMLVIGAVSNGMDLLNQTSAVKYIITGGVLVAAVVIDSLARRGRVASGR
- a CDS encoding SIS domain-containing protein, which produces MSVKAFLRQGFIPFGEAVAQETGRLTEVAPMLRERALAAAAEIGRPARLTFIGIGASLAALAAPVAHLSAHGIPSIRLNAAEAGTSGDGATLIALSQSGRSRETVDVMRAATGRRLAVINVTDSPMAEAADSVLTLGDLPDSLASTIGFTASAMAVSMLAEIWTDGEPSAAWLSLGERLAEFRVARSAQAEEIAGLLTAASVIDMVAPADQIGVAEGGALLLREVTRVPVAPFETRQYLHGLMESTNPTTLHVILDGADDGQVVRALGSLGRQIVEFRRGPVAHDEQTLVVPIEAQSPLEVPIFVAVLLQEVALRSAGARGIDPDEFLFLDTGTKLDDGE
- a CDS encoding GntR family transcriptional regulator, translating into MSSSSVLHRRVAQHLRERIESGVIAPGSRMPSERVLAEQFDVSRVTVRQALKDLEKDGLVKVVAGARWVRREAPSLVTVRPAEPGAESIEEGATGLVSFSDLAEANGLTASSRVLKCLTRASSLDEADLLGIAPGAPIVELVRLRHLDGIPTLIDFSLIPEGLAPGLGELDFTTTSLYGTLTEQYGLHAIAADCVIEARGAAPEIADSLGLPPGDPVLEIVQTTFDENHRVVQWCRSVYRGDRYRFRATLEGAAGTLRRPRPRAAAEATGRVIPDLARLYR
- the nagA gene encoding N-acetylglucosamine-6-phosphate deacetylase, whose protein sequence is MRVSARGAVIGGAWVKGDVEVDDGRLIRAGLPSTGQGYVLPGLVDLQVNGYGGVDFNAATAEGFEAAFAALTRDGVFHVQPTVITDSEENVADRLRVLKTLRETRPRGAKVVGVHAEGPFLSPHHRGVHRPKYLRDPDIGIVRRFLDAGPLRTITVAPELPGALELIAWAARQGVIVQAGHSGADAPTAHAAFDAGARAVTHLFNGMISFEHRAPGIAGATLAREDVAIQLIADDIHLSRETSLFALKAAEHRTMLVTDAASPAGAGDGVFTVGGFTVTVTDGVPRLPDGTLAGSTVTLLQQVRKLVEHDWPIDRAVNLASRAPARFYGLTGVGELTLGGPADLVVTDENVDVERVLVGGEEFVA
- a CDS encoding group II truncated hemoglobin; translation: MTSLHAHAGGDEALHRLEEAFYAKVLADPVLKPLFPEFRPHHVEHLTWFTAESFGGPDHFTRELGFDHIIRVHRHLEITEEQRQRFVALYLEAFDEADLPADEPFREAVRSHVEFGSQVALQNSHARTDADLHPLREVPRWTWAGDSGG
- a CDS encoding helix-turn-helix transcriptional regulator, giving the protein MYGRTSPLFIGRKRELDFLGEAWGDARRRDARIVGIRGTSGIGKTELVERFLRTVPGVRTVRAFGDEDALAHPWGVLEQIAEQLPTPALARTLAGQAEAAFIGQALAAEFAAADALIVVVDDAHCGDRQSMAALRLAARRLRNAQVMLLVVHQAPGYATGAVPDAPRLELHEGWTRIFDSAQGRLLQVEGLPADDLVRLAVASGHDGLTPSGARRLHEHTDGNALHSLLLLDQVEMHSINFGNGPLPAPRGMTQAVVARLASCDRRTREVVGAAAVLGRRFGLADLRALSGVADATTPLAEAVGAGLVKEIPGTAGQEFAFTTLLVWDRIYYDSGVERRRALHRSAALLGGPGALWHGIAASGGGTDGELAALAQEEAQSLLSRGRLPLAAVYARHAVELTPPGPDRVARLLTAVETLLVSGDATVARRYESEVLAAPRGPWRDYVAGYQALISGRVAEAKLLLVQALGAAGRDSAENPHAPADLRARVAAQLAIIGVVEISYPEMVEYGTAAVAAGSHEPWVRAFAWFAQSLGWTLAGRAEEALASLTDADLPGSVAGLDGLVARGMIRLWTDDLEGASADLRDGVARATRGEALRVGQALGFLGEVEYRRGRLDDAVQFTRLAVGDAEENERVWDYALLHSLACFPRAARGEWDLAREHARQAAEWAPIVESRVSLAYAAGARASIAQAQGDVRRLLSAAEAIELHYDSLEPGTHLFGPIGADALSQLGRVEEAEASLGVFSDRAASSGRRSTLMSIARVRGQIAAARGDHAGAVRECEEALALAREVGLPIEAGRIDLVMTRSQHARGRHAEAERLLRRALVAFNRTGAAAYAALALKTAGELRLSVDGPNAAFSSLTGAEREVVAMVCEGMTTRQIAQKRSVAISTVETQLNRIYAKLNVTNRIELRAVLSDPEE